The genomic region GACTACGAAGACATCAGGCTGAACGACATTTCTTTCGTCAAAAACAACATCTGTAGGTGCAATGCCCGTATAGCACGGATTTTCAGGATGGGTTTTTAGTTTAACATAAAGATTACCTACAATATTCTGGTGTTTTATTGATGGTGCTGGGCTCATGTTATAGGCCTGGCCGTCAATAATTTCCCAGCGCTCATCATCAGGCCAGGAAAGATAGTCCTGATAAGTAAAGCCTTCTTCTTTCTTGGAAGCAGGATACGCCATAAGCACCTCCTTTTTGTTGATTATAACATGGCCTTTGTCCAGTGCATTTATTGGTTTGCCTGTCCCCAAAACTCTGCTATAAATTTTTTCATGCTTGATAGTCTTGATAAAAAAATAATAGCCGCCTTAAGTGAAGGATTACCTCTTACTCTTAGGCCTTACGAGGATCTTGCCAAAAATTTGGACATTTCAGAAGAAGAACTTTTTTCGCGAATTAAAAAACTCAAAGAAAAAGGAGTTATAAGGCGCCTTGGAGGCACCATTAGGCACGACCAGGCTGGCATTAAAGGAAACGTTATGGTGGCCTGGATTGTCCCCAGCAACCGCCTCGATGAAGTGGGGCAAAAATGTGCCCGCTATCCTTTTATTACCCACTGCTACGTAAGAGAAACAGCGCCTGATTGGCCTTACAACTTCTATACCATGGTCCACGCTGAAAACGAAACAGAATGCCTAAAACTCGTTGAAAACCTTGCCGAAGAACTAAACCTTAAAGATTATGAACTTCTTTTTACCAAAAAAGAAATCGTGCGCCGTATGCGCCGCTATTTTTCTGAAGAAATCTAAAGGGGGTTAAAATGGCTGGTATCCTATCACAAAAATTTTTTGAAAAAGCCAAAGAATTAATACCTGGAGGAGTTAATTCGCCGGTTAGGGCCTGCAAGTCTGTTGGGGTAGATCCAGTATTTTTTAGCGCCGGCACTGGCCCATTTTTAATTGACGTTGAAGGCAAAGAATACATAGACTACGTGGCTTCTTGGGGGCCACTTATCCTGGGGCATGCCCATCCAGAAGTGGTCTCTGCCATCCAGGCTGCGGCGGAAAACGGCACAAGCTTTGGCGCTCCCACCTGGGGAGAAGTGGAACTTGCCGAGCTTATTTGCCAAATATTCCCTTCTATAGAAAAAGTTAGGCTCGTAAATTCCGGCACCGAAGCCACTATGAGTGCCGTGCGCCTGGCTCGCGGGTTTACCAACCGCAAAAAAATCATAAAGTTTGACGGCTGTTACCACGGCCACGCGGATTCTTTTTTGGTAAAAGCCGGCTCAGGAATAGCCA from Thermodesulfatator indicus DSM 15286 harbors:
- a CDS encoding AsnC family transcriptional regulator, which encodes MLDSLDKKIIAALSEGLPLTLRPYEDLAKNLDISEEELFSRIKKLKEKGVIRRLGGTIRHDQAGIKGNVMVAWIVPSNRLDEVGQKCARYPFITHCYVRETAPDWPYNFYTMVHAENETECLKLVENLAEELNLKDYELLFTKKEIVRRMRRYFSEEI